TTGATCTCTTCCAGCTGGATTTCGAGAGCGCGTTTATGCTGCATCTCCTGGGCGGCGAGCCGGTTGAACATCTCTTCCTCGGTCGGGGTACGGGCGCACTGCCGGGCGCTGATATAGAAGGTATAGGCCTCTTCCTCGCGATGAATGGCGGTCAGGAGGATCTCCCGCATCGAATTGAGTTTTTCCTTTTCAACTTCGGTCATGATGATTCTCCTCGCAGTTAAAAGCGCACCACATCGTGCACCGCCCGGGCGATCTTGGCGGCGTTCGGTCGCCAGTACTCCTCCATCACCGGCGCGTAGGGGGTCGGGGTATCGAGACCTGCGACGCGTTTGATGGGGGCGTCCAGTTCCTCGAAGGCGTACTCCGAGATCAGGGCGGCGATCTCGCCCCCGATTCCGCCGGTGAGGTTGGCTTCATGAACGATGACGACCCGGTTGGTGCGCCTGACGCTCTCGAGGATCGCCTCGATGTCCAGGGGTTGCAGGGAGCGCAGATCGAGGATGGTCACCTCGATTCCTTCAGCGGCCAGTCCATCAGCGGCTTCAAGAGCAGCATGAAGCATGGCTCCGTAGGTGATGATCACTGCTGCACTTCCCTGGCGAACGGTTCTCGCTTCTCCGAGCGGGACCAGGACCTCCGTGGCGGGGTCGATCTCCTCCTTGATGCGCCGGTACAGGAACTTGTTCTCGAAATAGAGGACAGGATTATCGTCGCGCACTGCACTCTTCAACAGTCCTTTGGCATCATACGCGGTGGCCGGCGCCACGACCTTGAGGCCGGGCTGGTGGACAAACCAGGCTTCAGGATTTTTGGAATGAAAGGCGCCGCCATGAATGCCGCCGCCGGAGGGGGCGCGCACGACCATCGGCACCGCGGTACCGTAGCGGTAGTGCAGGGTTGCAGCGTTGGTGACCAGTTGGCTGAAGCCGGAGGTGATAAAGTCGGCGAACTGCATTTCGGCAATCGGGCGCATGCCGGCGAGGGCGGCACCCACGGCCACCCCGATGATCGCTGCCTCTGAGATCGGCGTATCCATCACCCGTTCTTCACCAAACGTATCGATCAACCCTTTAGTGACCTTGAAGGCACCGCCGTAAATACCGATATCTTCGCCGAGCAGGAAAACGCGGGGATCGCGCTGCATCTCTTCGCGCAGGGCATCGGTGATGGCTTGCAAATAGGTGATTTCGGCCATGGGGATTTTCTCCAGTTATTCGGCGTAGAGGCCTTCTGCGGCCCAGTGGGCCTCGGGCAAGGGGCTGTCGAGCGCGCTTTGGGTGGCTTTTTCGATCTCCTGTCCGAGTTGCTCATGAATGGCGGCGAGCGCAGGGGCATCGAGCACCCCCTCCTTGATCAGGAGGTGTTCCAGCCGGGCGATGGGATCCTTCTTTTCGTACTCCCTCATCTGCTTCTTGTCGACATAAAAGGCATCGTCGTGGGCGGAGTGGCCCACCATGCGGAAGCTCAGACACTCGATGAGACTGGGCCCCTTGCCGGCGCGAGCGCGTTCGACTGCGGCCTTGACGGTGGCATAGACCTGCAGGGCGTCGGTGCCGTCGATATGAAATCCCGGAATGCCGTAACCGATGGCGCGGTCGGAAAGATGTTTAGCGGAGAAGCCCTTATGGGTCGGCGTTGAATAGGCGTACTGATTGTTTTCGATGATCAGGACAAAGGGTGCCTTTTGCACCGCCGCAAAATTGAGCCCTTCGTGAAAATCGCCGATATTGGAGCCGCCCTCGCCGATAAAATTGAGAGTGACGACGGCCTTACCCTGCATGCGCATGCCGATGGCCGTGCCAACAGCGACCGGGATCATATGACCGAGATGGCTGACATTTCCGACGATATTGAGGCGGGTGTCGCTGCAATGGATGCCGCTATCCTTGCCTTTTGAGAGGCTGTTGCCCCGGCCTAGGTACTGCAGCAGGATATTAAGGACACTTTGCCCCTTGGCCAGATGAGCGCCGAGATCACGGTGAATGGGAAAGAGCCAGTCCTCCGGCTCAAGGGCCAATCCGGCTCCGACCGTGGTGCCCTCGACACCGCGGCCCGTATAAACACCACCGACAATGCGCCCCTGTCGGTACAGAGTGATGATGCGTTCTTCCGTAAGCCGCGTCTTGAGCATCAAAGTGTAAAGCTTTACTTTAATATCGTTGGTTATATTCACATCATTTGATGACATAGGGAATTCCTTCCTTCAATAAGCGACCAGGGCTCGTACAGAATGAATGATCCCTTCCAACTGCGGCAACACGGCCTCCTCAAGGCCGCTGGCGTACGGAATGGGCGAATCGAGAGCTGCGAGACGTCGCACCGGCGCATCGAGATGCTCAAAGGCGGCATCTGCAACGCGGGCAGCGATTTCGGCCCCAAAGCCGGCCGTCAGGGTATCCTCATGGAGGACAAGGAGGCGGCCGGTCCTGGCGAGCGATGCGATGATCGCCTCAAGGTCGAGAGGCAGAATGGTGCGCAGATCGAGGATTTCCAGTTCGATTCCTTCCCTTGCCAGTCGCTCAGCGGCCTTCAGCGCCTTGTGAACCAGCATTCCCCAGGTGACAATGGTGGCGTGACGGCCCTCCCGAAGCTTTTTGGCGACGCCAAAGGGAAGGCAATAGTCTGAATCCGGTTCGGGAGCGATCGCATAACTTTGGCGGTAAAGCCCCTTATGCTCCAGAAAAAGGACCGGATCTTCGCAGCGGATGGCCTCCTTGAGCAGCCCTTTGGCGTCCGCGGCATTGCTGGGGTAGCAAATACAGAGGCCAGGAAGGTGCGCGAAAAACCCCTCGATGTTCTGGCTGTGGCACAAGCCGCCGTGAATGTAGCCGCCCACAGGGACGCGGATAACGACAGAGCACGCAAATTGGCCGGCCGAACGCCAGCGCAGGGTTGCCACCTCATTGCGAAGCTGCATCATGGCAGTCCAGATGTAATCGCCGAACTGGATCTCGACCACCGGCTTGAAGCCACGCACCGCCAGGCCGATCGCGGTTCCGATTATGCTCGACTCCGCGAGCGGGGAATTGAAGACACGATCCGGACCAAAGCGGCTGGAAAGTCCCTTAGTAACCGTGAAAACGCCGCCCTTGGGATCGGCGACATCCTGACCATAGATCAGCATCGCGGGATTGGCCTCCAGCGCTTCGGCCAGGGCGTGATTGAGAGCGTCCACCATCACAACCGGAGCGCCGACGCCGGCCGGTTCCGGCGCTATGACGGTCTCAATACGCGAGGAGGCATATAGGTGTTCAAGCACGTGGGCTGGATCGGGGTCGGCCGCTGCTTCTGCGGCAGCGGCTGCCTCCTCCACCGCGTCCCGAACCTCGGCGAGCAGGGCGTCCAGCTGCTCTTCGGAAGCGATGCTGCGCTCGATCAACAGTTTGGCCAGTCTGAGGATCGGATCTGCGGCTGCCGAGGCGGCGAGCTCCCTCTGATCACGGTACTTGCGCTGATCATCAGAGGAGGAATGGGAGAAGAGGCGGATGGTGCGTGCGACGATCAAACTCGGCCCTTTGCCGCGGCGGGCGAGTTCGGCGCAGTGAGCGACGGTTTCAGCCACCTTGAGGAGATCGAGTCCGTCGACTAGATGACGGTGCATGCTCTTGTAGCCCAGGGCCATTTCATAGACCGATGTTCCGGCCGCCTGCACGGAGCTCGGCACGGAGATGGCAAAGGCATTATCTTCGATGAAAAAGAGCACCGGCAATTTATCGCGCGTCGCCCAGTTGATGGCCTCGTAAAAGTCGCCCTGACTGGTCGTCCCCTCACCGGAGGAGACGTAGACCAGCTCATCGGTGCCGCTCTTTTTACAGCCCATAGCCACGCCGACCGCCTGGAGAAACTGGGTGCCGGTCGGACTAGATTGGGAGACGATGCGCAGCCGCTTGTGCCCGTAATGTTGGGGCATTTGCCGGCCCGCAGAAGAGGGATCTTCCGCCTTGGCGAGAAAGTTAAGCAGGATTTCTTTGGGGGTTGTTCCCCAGGAGAGCATGAAGGCGAGGTCGCGGTAGTAAGGAAACGCCCAATCCACCCCGGGTCTGAGAACAAGGCCCGCACCGATCTGGGCGGCCTCATGTCCGGCCGCGCCGATGTGAAAAAAGCTTTTACTCTGCCGCAGCAGGATGAGCATCTTTTCATCCAGCATACGGCTGGTGAGCATCAAGCGATAGCTTTTTAAAAGATCCGTGCTGGAAAAAGTCCTGCCATGGCTCACGGTAGGGCATCCCTGCAGCAGTCGTGGACACGCCGCAGGGCCTATCCCCAGGCGCGCGCAACTGCCGTCTCAGTTAGATATGAATTGCATGGCCATAGGCGTCTTCCGCCGCTTCCTTGATAATTTCGGAGATAGTGGGATGAGCATGCATGGTATGCATGATCTCATCGGCCGTCGTTTCAAGGGTCTTGCCCAGATTCAGTTCGGCGAGGAGTTCGGTGGCCTCGGCGCCGACCAGGTGGGCACCGATGAGCTCGCCGTATCGGGCGTCAAAGATCAGCTTCGCGAAACCTTCGGTTTCTCCCATAGCCATCGATTTACCGTTGGCGCGGATAGGAAAACGGCCGATCTTGATGTCGAGGCCCTGCTCGCGCGCTTTTTCTTCGGTCAGGCCGACACTGGCCACCTGGGGCTGACAGTAGGTGCAGCCGGGGATGTTCTCATAATCGACCGGGGTAACCGGATGGCCGGCAATGCCTTCCGCAGCGGCGATGCCCTCCGCCGAGGCGACATGGGCCAGCCAGGGCGGTCCGATCACGTCACCGATGGCGTAGATACCGTTGACATGGGTGCGATAGTTCTTCTTATCGACGACAATATGGCCGCGGTCGATCTTGACGCCAAGGGCTTCGAGGCCGAGATTCTCAACGTTACCCTGTACGCCGATGGCGACCAGGGCTTTTTCGCCCTCGAGGATCTGGTTGCCGGCGCCGCCGCTGGTGTGGATGCGAACGCTGGCTCCCCCCTTTTCGACTTGTTCCACCCGGGTCCCGGTGAGGATCGTAATGCCCATCTTTTTAAAGGCTTTGGCGACGACTTCCACCGCTTCCGCATCCTCGATGGGCAGGATATGCGGGAGCATCTCCACCAGGGTCACCTTGGTTCCCAGCGTGGCGAAGAAATAGGCAAACTCGACACCGATCGCTCCAGCGCCGATGATGATCAGACTCGTGGGCAGTTTGTCAAGGACCATGGCCTCGCGGCTGCTGATGATCTGCTCGCCGTCGAAGGTCACCCCTGGAATGGCACGCGCACGTGCGCCGGTGGCGATAATCATGTCTTTGGTCTCGATGGTCTGCTCGCTCTGGTCTGCAGCCGTCACCTTGATTTTGCCGGGGGCCGTGATCAGGGCGGTGCCAGCGAGCACAGCAATCTTGTTCTTGCGGAAGAGAAATTCGATTCCCTTGGAAAGACGCGATGCTACACTCCGACTGTGTTTGATAACTCGGGAAAAGTCGACCTCAGGGTCGGCGGCCAGGATGCCAAAATCGGCTGCATGCCGGATATGGTTCAGCAAGGTGGCACTATGGAGTAGGGCTTTGGTCGGAATGCAGCCCCAATTGAGGCAGATGCCGCCCAGTTCGGCTTTTTCGACGACCGCGGTCTTCAAGCCCAGTTGGGCGGCGCGGATAGCGGCGACATAGCCACCCGGGCCGGAACCGATTACCACCAGATCAAATTTTTCCATCAGAGACAACCTTTTCTTACTAGGGTTGAGATGCGAAATGGTTCAAGCTTGCATGGCTCGGGCCAGCCCAGCACCGAAATCATAGCATTGTTGCAGTTCTTCTGGGCCCGGCACCAAGGTGGCTTTAAGGCCGGGCTGGATCACCTTGAATTTAAGGCTGGTGAGGCGCTGATCGAGAAAGGAGACCGCCTCGCCGCTCCAGCCCATGGAACCGAAGCTGGCGCCGATTTTGCCTTTGAGATCGAGCGTAACCAGGCTGTTGAGCAGATCCCAGACCGGCTTGACCGCGTCACCGTTCACGGTGGGGCTCCCGACGGCAAGGGCATCGGCCGCTTCGATGCGATCCAGATGTGCTGCCAGGTCAATTTCCATGGCATCATAGACCTTGACGCTGACTCCTGCATCCTTGGCGCCGCGGGCGATCTCAGCCGCCA
This portion of the bacterium genome encodes:
- a CDS encoding ferritin family protein; this encodes MTEVEKEKLNSMREILLTAIHREEEAYTFYISARQCARTPTEEEMFNRLAAQEMQHKRALEIQLEEINNQLEMDRALSYDIS
- a CDS encoding alpha-ketoacid dehydrogenase subunit beta, encoding MAEITYLQAITDALREEMQRDPRVFLLGEDIGIYGGAFKVTKGLIDTFGEERVMDTPISEAAIIGVAVGAALAGMRPIAEMQFADFITSGFSQLVTNAATLHYRYGTAVPMVVRAPSGGGIHGGAFHSKNPEAWFVHQPGLKVVAPATAYDAKGLLKSAVRDDNPVLYFENKFLYRRIKEEIDPATEVLVPLGEARTVRQGSAAVIITYGAMLHAALEAADGLAAEGIEVTILDLRSLQPLDIEAILESVRRTNRVVIVHEANLTGGIGGEIAALISEYAFEELDAPIKRVAGLDTPTPYAPVMEEYWRPNAAKIARAVHDVVRF
- a CDS encoding thiamine pyrophosphate-dependent dehydrogenase E1 component subunit alpha, with amino-acid sequence MSSNDVNITNDIKVKLYTLMLKTRLTEERIITLYRQGRIVGGVYTGRGVEGTTVGAGLALEPEDWLFPIHRDLGAHLAKGQSVLNILLQYLGRGNSLSKGKDSGIHCSDTRLNIVGNVSHLGHMIPVAVGTAIGMRMQGKAVVTLNFIGEGGSNIGDFHEGLNFAAVQKAPFVLIIENNQYAYSTPTHKGFSAKHLSDRAIGYGIPGFHIDGTDALQVYATVKAAVERARAGKGPSLIECLSFRMVGHSAHDDAFYVDKKQMREYEKKDPIARLEHLLIKEGVLDAPALAAIHEQLGQEIEKATQSALDSPLPEAHWAAEGLYAE
- a CDS encoding dehydrogenase E1 component subunit alpha/beta, with product MSHGRTFSSTDLLKSYRLMLTSRMLDEKMLILLRQSKSFFHIGAAGHEAAQIGAGLVLRPGVDWAFPYYRDLAFMLSWGTTPKEILLNFLAKAEDPSSAGRQMPQHYGHKRLRIVSQSSPTGTQFLQAVGVAMGCKKSGTDELVYVSSGEGTTSQGDFYEAINWATRDKLPVLFFIEDNAFAISVPSSVQAAGTSVYEMALGYKSMHRHLVDGLDLLKVAETVAHCAELARRGKGPSLIVARTIRLFSHSSSDDQRKYRDQRELAASAAADPILRLAKLLIERSIASEEQLDALLAEVRDAVEEAAAAAEAAADPDPAHVLEHLYASSRIETVIAPEPAGVGAPVVMVDALNHALAEALEANPAMLIYGQDVADPKGGVFTVTKGLSSRFGPDRVFNSPLAESSIIGTAIGLAVRGFKPVVEIQFGDYIWTAMMQLRNEVATLRWRSAGQFACSVVIRVPVGGYIHGGLCHSQNIEGFFAHLPGLCICYPSNAADAKGLLKEAIRCEDPVLFLEHKGLYRQSYAIAPEPDSDYCLPFGVAKKLREGRHATIVTWGMLVHKALKAAERLAREGIELEILDLRTILPLDLEAIIASLARTGRLLVLHEDTLTAGFGAEIAARVADAAFEHLDAPVRRLAALDSPIPYASGLEEAVLPQLEGIIHSVRALVAY
- the lpdA gene encoding dihydrolipoyl dehydrogenase; the encoded protein is MEKFDLVVIGSGPGGYVAAIRAAQLGLKTAVVEKAELGGICLNWGCIPTKALLHSATLLNHIRHAADFGILAADPEVDFSRVIKHSRSVASRLSKGIEFLFRKNKIAVLAGTALITAPGKIKVTAADQSEQTIETKDMIIATGARARAIPGVTFDGEQIISSREAMVLDKLPTSLIIIGAGAIGVEFAYFFATLGTKVTLVEMLPHILPIEDAEAVEVVAKAFKKMGITILTGTRVEQVEKGGASVRIHTSGGAGNQILEGEKALVAIGVQGNVENLGLEALGVKIDRGHIVVDKKNYRTHVNGIYAIGDVIGPPWLAHVASAEGIAAAEGIAGHPVTPVDYENIPGCTYCQPQVASVGLTEEKAREQGLDIKIGRFPIRANGKSMAMGETEGFAKLIFDARYGELIGAHLVGAEATELLAELNLGKTLETTADEIMHTMHAHPTISEIIKEAAEDAYGHAIHI